One Candidatus Nitronauta litoralis genomic window, TGAAAGAACCGCTACCCGGTTGCCTTTGTGACCCACTGCCATTGACTGAATCCCACCCGGTAATTTCTGCTGCCAGATCCGCTCATTTTTCAATAAACGGTAACAACCGATAGACTGCCCTTCCGGGGACAACTCCAGTATCTCATCATGCTGGGAAGTCACGATTGAGCGATTGGAACGTAATTGGCTTTCTCCCAGTAAAACTCCATCGTCCTGAAAAATGACAACTCTCCCCTTTTCTGAAATAAAAGCAACCCCCCGCTCAAGGGGAACGATTCGTTTTACCGGTTGCTTTAAGTCATGCGTCCATCGAATGCTTCCGTTAAAATCGATACCATAGCAAACCCCTTCATCATCTCCGGCAAAAACAGAACTCAAGCTGACTCTCAGCCGCGACACCGGGGCGTTGAGAACAATTCTTCCAGCTTTCAAACTTTTTAAATGTAGCGTATACAGGGTTTTGCCCACTCCCTGAAATACGGCCAGGTTTTTACCTGTATTGAGGCGAAGTTTGCTGACCTTCCGGTCCAGATTACGCCTCCAGATTCTTCGACCACCCCTATTGTACAGTGAAATCCCTCCCATTTTGTGAAACACCATGAACCTGCCACTGGCATGGTCAAGACCAAGGTCGGATATGCCCTCCTTATAAAAAGTAAGATGGTTTTCAAAATCTGATAATGGGTGGGCACAATAAACCTCCTCCGGATTGGACAGCAGGATGGTTTCACCATCACCGGATATCCAGCCGTTATCTTTCCGAACCATAAAAGTTTTGTTCCAAATCTGGTTTCCCTGCGCGTTATAAACATAAAAATCTTTTTGAATGCCAAATAAAAAATAACGTCCATCATCGGAAACTTTAAGCACACCAGTCCAGTTTCCTTCAAAGTGAGGCACCTTTTTTTCCCAGATCTGCCGCGGCTTTACAACATCCTGTTTTTTTCTTAACTCTAGAAACTCATAACGTTCCCGCTTACTGTCAGAAAATTCAAAACAGGTCATGCTCCCACTTTCCTCTAAAACCAATGCGCGGTCACCGTTTCGATCCAGTTTACAAAAGTAAACTTTTGAAGGAAGTTGTTTTTGCCAGACGATGGTAGCATTGCGGTCTACCAGATAAATTTTTCCAAGAGCATCTGACAGTAACATCCAGCGCCCGTTTCCACTTACAGAAACCTTCGATGCCATCGCATCAAGGTCTATATGCTGCAGCGTCCGTTTCTTGAGGTCATAAACATATACTCCTTTTTCGAAGCAAGAAACTGCGACCATTTCACCACGGTCACTGGCTGCAATCTCTGATGGATTTTCTCGTGAAAGATCAATGGAAACAGGATGGTTAGCGCTCCAGATTTCCGCGCCATTTCCTTTATACACCCCGAGGGTGACCTGATTATGAACAACGAAAAACATATCCTCATTCGTTATCGCACGCACCACTCTCCAGGGTTTGGGAACGTTCAGGGTGCGGATTTCCTGTCCCTGGAAATTTAACTTGCGAGGAGGGGAACGCCAGCCCCAGACCACAATGCCACTGGACTTCACTTCGAAAGAAGTCCAGTAATGCTTGAAATTCTGCTGATGGAGTTTGTTTCCCTTGAGATCCAGAAATACCAGCCGACTGTGTTCATCCAGTGTGATGATTCTTTTTTTGTAGTCAGCTACCCGAACGTGATGGATTGGGATGTCAATTGAAGTACGGCAAGCTTCATGTCCCTGATCGTCAATCAACTGGACAGCGCCATCGTCAAACCCAAGCGTTGTCCAGTGATGCACGGGAGAAAAATCAATACAGGTCAGAGGTCCATCCACCCAGCGGGTCCAAAGCTGAATACCAATTCGCGGTTCTTCAAATTGAAGGGAGCTACCCAAGATTTTCTCCTAATTAAAGAAGGGCAAAATGATATCAAATTTATTCGGGATACTACAGAGTCAGCGTACTCCACTGGGCAAACGACCCGCGGCCATTGCAGGATGAGATGCTGAGTCGGTCAGATCACCTATGAATTCTAAAGCAAATCCGGTGTTGCCGCTTTCAAAAACCACTGCTCCCCAATAAGCCAGCATTGTAACATCGGGGAACCCGTCTCCAGGCACTACCGTATTGGGACTGGTTGCGATCGGATCAATACGAAGTCCCCCCGTACCAGTGGCAGTGTGCCCTGTAATGATTTGTGCATTTGGAAGATTGGCGCTGGTAAGGCTTGGGTGGTTGGAGGGAACAATGAATAGCCGCGAAGTGGTCCCCGCATTTACAGTAAACTCGGCTACAGGTCCAAAGATGCCTCCATCAGTAAGGAAGGCTTTTACCGAGACCCCGATCTCCGATGCCATTCCAGAAAGCGAGGGATGCGTCAGCCCTATAAAAGTATAGTTGCCGGAACCCGCTTGCCAATATGGCGTCATAACACTGGCAGCATTAGTAAAATCACCGGCAATGGGAAGAGCGTGTTCGCGAAATGCCGCGACTGTTGCAGCAGTCTGGTTCAGAGTCTTCCTGTTATCTGCTGCATTGGGGCCTCCTTCTACAATCCCCGTCGGGTTTCCGCCAAAATTCACATCCGGGTTGGACCAATAATTAATTCGCGGGCAAGAGGAACAGCTTCCCGCCGTTGTCGCCATGATCGTCCTGAAATTATTAGTAGAATCTGCATAACCATGGTTAAAATCAAATGGGCCGTTACTCGAGTCCGCTTCCCGATGATGACGCGCTCCCATATTGTGACCAATCTCATGGCCAAACGTAAAATTGCCTGTGGCACAACTCCGTTTGGTTACAGATACCGCGCTCGACGCAAAAGAACTGGTAACTGTGCTCATAAAAAATGCGATGCCGCACAAGTTACTATTGCCTTCTACCAGCATTACGACAAGATCCGCTCCATATTGTTCTCGCAGTGGCAATGCGTTGGGAACATTACCCGCCCTTAAATCATTTAATGCCCCGCTAAAAGAAAATCCGGATTCACTGTAAGGCACTTCTTCCGTATGAACCACCCGTATCCTGTGATTGACCCCACTATTCGAAAAAGCTGTATTTGTTTCAGTTTCAGCAAGATCAATTAAAGTCTGCATGGTGGCAGCCGATCCCGCTCCCTGCCGAGCAGCGGAAGTGTAGACAACCAGCACATCCAGAAGCGATCCATCATCAGCCAGGTTATCCTGCATAGACTCAGGTCCCTGCACTGAAGGAACCTCAATGGGATCAGCACCCGGTGGAAATGCAGATGGGTCCAGATCGAAAATACCATGGACTCCCCCCTCCCCCGGACGAACCTGACAGAGAAACCCATCAGTCACGACGGTCCCCATAACCTGGTCATTATTCACAGCTAACATCACCGTACTGTGAGCCTGCCCTTTCAGCTTCCCTATCAACGAATAACCACCGGAAACATGCGACTCCACCCTTTCAATATGGGCCGTGTAGCTTTCATTGGGAAATAAATTGAGGGTGAGATCTATTCCGGGAGAAACAGGCAAACCATTTGGTAGCTTGAGTTGTGACAAGTCAACCTGTACCGCTCTTGAACGAATAACCGTTCCAGAAGAATCTGGGAAAACCGGCGTTCCGGATGGTGGATCAGAGAATAATGGAGTGGCCTGGGAGTTTGAAAATCCACACAATAAAAAAATGAAAAAAACCATGACTATCAATATTGCATCAAAACCCATATCAGGCATCAAAGCACTATCATGACACCGTTGTCGTCTTTGCCACTCTTCAGATTGGCAATACAACCCAGTAATTTTATTTACCGACTTTCTATTTTTAGGCATATGATGGTCGGGAACCTTTCAAATTGGAGAGTCTTCTCCAAGTTAAAAGCAGCGTATAAGCATGTCAAGCAACAGTTCATCATTAAACCAGGTGTACCTCATAAGGAGTTTTCATGTCCGACCCCCGTCATATCATTAAATTCACGGCTGCAACCGGATTTACCGTTGTTCTTGAGTATGGATCTGCTGAAGAAGCAGAGACTATTGAAAAAAAAATCAAGGAAGCCGGATTAAAAACCGAAAGACTGGAGACCTATCATTTCAATTTCAGTGAATCCGATCTATTCATGGATATGAGAAGTCCAGAATGCGTAGAACAATTTGATCTGGATGATTGGATATAGATCAATAAATTCTCTTCTCTATTTTATTCTGAGAAAAACTCTATCTGAGAAACTTGATATTTTATCAGTTCTGCCACCTTTGAAAGATCAAAGGGCCAGGCATAACGAATCTGGGCATCGGGAAAACGTTTCTGCAATTTAGCCACCTCTTCCGGGATTTCGCCATCAGCATGAGACCCGCCCGGAGTCACCATGGTGGTCACTAAAGCGATCTGACTGAATCCTTCATTGGCAAGATCCGTCACCGCCATTTCAATGGATGGCGAGCAAAACTCATTGTAGGCCACTACCAACCGTTCATCTTCCAATAAGGATTCTAATTGGACCGCCAACGATTCAAGTCCCATACGGTAGGGATCATTTTCCGGAGTCCTTGGCCAATTACGAATTTTTTGGTCTGCCTCAATTTCCATTTGAGAGGGTTCACCGCCTTTTGCCCGACGCTCGCTTTCCATCCGTTTCAATTCAGTTACCCAGCCTCTTGGAAGGTCTTTCGGCACCCCACCATGACCAATAAGAACAACAGCTCGTTTAGTTGATTTCATTTTTTTCTCTTTGCTTTCTATCTTTGAGAGCCGTACAAGGTTTTACAACTTTCTACATTGAAAGCCGGTTTTCCAATGGTCGGAGTTTCTCACCCCTGAAAATTTTACAGCGTGTTACAATAGATGTGAACGTTGCAGAACAAAACATTTATTGGGAGAAAAATCATGGGCTATCTGGTTTGCGACGGAGCAACAATTTCCTGTGCTGGTTCTGTCGGGCAGAGTTCGTGCAGCCTGACTGTTTTGAACGCCATGATCACCTCAGACGACAACGCTCAGGCGACCATTATGGATTACGTTCCTTATATGAACGTTGCCTCATTTGGTCAATGCAACCTGAGCTCCAACCCCATGGTGGCCGCGGCTACGGCCGCAGCATTGGGCGTTCATACACCTGTCACCTGTGTCCCCATGACCGTTTCACCATGGATCGTTGGAAGCCCGACCATTACGGTCAACAACCTTCCTGCCCTGACAGACGACTCCACCCTGATGTGCACCTGGGGCGGCAGCATCAGTGTAGACGATGCCGGTCAATCCGTTGTTGAGTACTAAAAAAAACCCTTTCTTAGATTCATACACCTAGGAAGAACAGTCAAAAGTTCCGTTGTCGTTCCAGGAAATTTTGATGTAATCCGGGAGTTTAGTATCACGATCAATATTGGCATCCTCGATCTGGTCGCAGGTAAGGTTCACCGCACCGGATAAATCCGCACCATTGAGCCAGGTATCCAGCATTTCAGCTTCGCTAAAATTTGCACCCGTCAGGTTTGCTTCTGCAAGGACAGCGTTGGATAAATCCGCGCCGGACAAATCAGCTCCGGATAAATTAGCGCGGATCAAATAGGTAGTACTTAAATCCGCTTCCTTAAGTTTTGCATTATCCAGTTCGGCTTCCATTAGTTTCAAATTGCTTAGGTCTTCACCAGAGAGCTGTTGCTTTCGGCTTTCCAAATCCTTTCGGATTCCAATCCACTCAGCCAGCATTTTGTTGCCTTCTTCACTAAGGCTCCCATCGTTTTTCACAATTGAATCCTTCCTTCTAGAAAAATAAAAATTTTTGATGTAGACTTCCCGTGAATTCAGGAGAGATGCACAACACTCCTTCATTACCGATGTATTGTAGCATCCCCTCCTCCTCAGGAAAATTCTGTTCCTTCTGCTTTCTTTTCTCCAACGGTTTTCCAAACTGGATTTACGCCAGTCCTGCATTTGAGACAACCGGGAATTGTCAGGAGTTTTGGAGCCTCCAGAGTTTTCACCATGGACATGGCTGATCTTTTTGAAGCATTTCAGAAACCAGCTTAAAAATTTTTCTCTGGCAAAACTTCCTGGAAATTTTTCAGGTGTCGATTAGAGCCACTAAATATCCGCTACGCTCCACCAACCCTTCGGAGGATTTTATGATCTCACCCCACCTTGCGGAACAGGTGGCCAGCCTTTTGCCTTCCCTGAAAAACACAGGACAAAGATTTGTTTCTTTGGGACCCTGCCCTTTTCACTCAGGCAATCCGTCTTTTCTTGTAGTCGACTACAGCACAGACAGTGCATCCTGCATGACTTGCAACTATGGAGAAAGTATACAAACGCTTGTAGAAGATATAAAGGCTCTTCCCTCTGAAACAACAGCTCCCTCGGCAAAAGAAAGTTCTATTGAATTCGCTCCACCGGGCATCGGGACTCGATACGGCTACCTCCTCACCGAAGAAGTCAGCCAGTCCATTCACAAACACCTGTTCGCCAAAAAGATAAAAGAATTGAATGCTGCCGCCAAACAACTTGCCCAGTTGGTTGCACTCATGAAACTCTGGATTGACCCAGCTTAACTTCCAGGTTTTAACCGACCTCGACTGAGCATCATTTGTGGTCCTTTTTTCCCAAACTCGATCCACACAGCATACAATCTTCCCCCGTTTCCTGGAAACAATTGCGGATAAGCGATTCCATTTTCACCTGCAGGTAATGCCTGCGGTTTTGTAGTCTTACCCTCCGCTGTTACTCGAGTCACCCAGGGAATGGCAGCGCCCCAACCATCCTGTTTGTCCGGGTAGCGCCCTTGGAAAATAATCCACGCTTCCCCTCCAACTTCAGCCATATGTGGATGGTTTGGATCCAGCACCGGTCCATGAATGGACCTCGGTGAAGAAAATGTTTTTCCTCCATCATTGGAAGTGGTCATCAACAATCGTGCTTTATTTTCAGCGGCGGTGTACCAGGTTAGAATAAGCTTTCCCTTAATCCATTTCATAGCCGGGCCCGAATGGGCACACCCATTGATAACCCATCCTTTTTTGGTAACAGGAACCGGAGCTGACCAGGTTTTCCCTGAATCAGAAGAAGATGCTACTACGATCACACGCTCATCCCCCTTTAATATATGTCGCCAGGCCAAATAAAGCGTCCCGTTTGGATCAATTGCAAGAGCGGGTCGGCAACACGGACAGATATTCCCCGAAACCTTTATATTTTTCCCAAATGTAGCTCCTTGATCTATTGAGCGCGCCAGGTAAATTGATGAATGTCCCGGGGGTTCGGTAGCCTTGTCGCGTCCATCAAGCCAGGCAGCATAAATTTCACCCCGTGCGGAGGTTTCCATAGTAAAAAAAGAATGGCTGCTGGGCCCCTTATCATCGTTTACCTGAACAGGAGGCAGGAAGCTTCTTCCAAAATTCATTGAACGGGAAAATTTCAGTTGACGTTCCCCTTCCCACAAAGCATAAATACCAATTCCCGGTCCCATACGAAGCTGGGGATTATTTTCTCCGTGGGCGCTCACTTCCCCTGGAACTTTGTTAATTATTTTTGCATGCTCAAAACTGTGACCTTCATTATGGGAATTTTTATAATAAAGATTTGAACCCTTTTCGCCAGGCATGGCGTGGATCATGTTGATTGATTCTGATGCACGCACCCAAAGCTGCGCCCCCGAACCCGGCCCTAAAACCCGCGGAGTACTCTCCCAAACAAGATCACTTTCATGTACGGGTGAACTGGCAATCGAAGCAATTTTCGGAGGTTCAACTGTTGACGATGTAGATGAACAGGCGCCAGAAAATAAAAGGGCAAACACCAGAGGTCCTTTATAAAGTAAGTTTTTCATTTTATCTCCAATGTATTTTTGTAAATTTTTTTCCTCACCAGGAATGAGGTCACGGTATCCAATCAGATACCGCAACACCATTTCCTTAGGAGAAGATCCCTGAAATTGCCGGGACACTTAAGCAGGTAAAGAAATTAAAACTTGAGACTCACTCCCCCGGATACAGCCCGACCATCTGCGGGATTAAAAAACCTTCCTCCGGAAGAGTTAATTCCACTTCCATCGCTGTACAGTTCATCCGCAACATTGTCCACCCGGATGAAAGCACCGAAGTTTCCACGCTCTGCATTCAGGCGGAGAGCAAGCGTTGTGAAAGAAGAGTTCGTTACGGTATTGATGTCATCCAGAAAATACCCATCACTCCATCTGACTTCTGCTCCAGGCTTCAGCATAATGTCCCACGGGAGAAACAAATCGTACTCAAGCAGGCCGAATACGATATGTGGAGCCTGTCCGGGCATTTGATTTCCTGTAAAGGCGCCAGCAGTGAAATCAAAATCGCTGTATGCATAAGTGGTCTCAAAGTGAAGGTCCGGGAGAGGGTCAATCGCCAACCCCACTTCGACACCTTCATTTTCAGCCGTTCCAGCATTGGAAAAAGTGGTTCTAAAACCCACCGTTCTCGGCAGAAGAAAGTTTTCGAACTCCATATGGAACCAGGACACCTGAACCTGGCCCGGCATTCCCAAAACATCAAACCCCGCCCGAACACCCACTTCATAGTTATCGACCAGCATGGGCATGAGGTTGATAAATCCACCGGTGAGACCACTGGTGAATTCCGATTCCGTTGGAGTTTCAAAAGCAGTGCTGTGATTGGCAAACAGGGTGATTTCCTCTGTCGGTTGATAATTCAAACCAACATGATACGTCACTTCTTCCACATCCCGAAATCCAGTCTGGTTCCCATCTGCGGGGAAATCGTCTGTCAGATCAAACTCAACAAGACTCCAGCGCGCCCCTCCTGTGAGTTTTAAATTGGGGAGGATGGAAAACTGATCCTGGAAGTACACACCACTGTTATCAATAACCGTGTCTTCATCAACCGTTAAGGCACCCCGGTTTCCACCTGCATTTTGATAACGCTGGGTATCGGACGATTGGTACTGGATGTTGTACCCAAACACCATGTTATTGTCGTGGCCAAACAGAGGACGGTCATATGACAAACGGAAATCACCACCTGTGGCTATGCGATCGATCTCAATAAACTGGAAAATAGGATGGTCCAATCTCCGCCAATCCCAGTAACCTGTGACGGACCCGGTGAGGTGATCGGTCAATTCCCGCCTGTATTTTACGCCATAACGAAATCGGTCATCATACCTGGCGAAATCATTAGTAACGTTATTAGCCAGAGCTGATCTTGGATTGGCCAGCATCTGCGCACGTGTGATGCCTCCAGGAATTTTGATATCCACTGCTGCAGCCGCCAACATCATTTGCAGGGAAGACTTATCGTCAAGCTCCCATTCCAGGTTACCGTTAAAGCGCTGCCCTTCTGTCTTTGAATGGGCACGATACCCATCCTTTTGTGTGTGGCTTGCGCCGAGGTGGTATCTAAAGTTTCCTTCAGTCCCATACGCTGAGGTGTAGGCTTTGAAAAATCCAAAGGAGCCACCCATAATGCGATTATCAGAATGAAACCCCTCTTCACCTTTTTTAGTGATGAGATTGATAACACCACCAGATGTATTCCCTCCGTAAATAATTGAAGCGGGCCCTCGGACGACCTCAACCCGCTCAACCGCAGCCAGGTCAATTACATCAAGCCGGGTCTGGCCATCGGGCTCAGTCAGTGGAATTCCATCAATCATGATGAACGCGCCTCGAACGCCAAAGTTCGAACGAATACCAGAACCACGAACGGAAATAACCACGTCATCTGATCCAAAACGGTTCTTGACCACCACACCGGGAATCCGGTTCATTATCTCGTGGAGTCCATTAGTGGTGGTCACATCAATCGCTTCAGTTCCCACTGAACCAACAGATTGGGAAATATCCTTTTCAAGCTGTTCTTCACGGTTGGCAGTGACAAATACTTCTTTTAACTGGATGGATTGTACTTTGGCAGCTTTGTCAGCCGCGAATCCTGCGGAAGCACACAACACTGCAACCAGGGTGCAGATCACCCCACAAACAATATGTCTCGTTTTCATGAAATTTCCTCACTCGATACAAATGCATTTCTAATTCAAGAGGAGGAAAGAACGCACAAAACCGCGCATTGCGGAATTAGGCGTGCCCTTCCCGTTAACTTGGAGAACTAAATTTTAAAAAAAGAATTAGAAATGCTGCGGAGGGGGAATGGCAGGATCGAATACTAATTTTCCCGGATGTTGATCACAAAAAACGACAAAATTGATCTGCCTGGGATTATCAAGCAATATCAATGACACTTCATCCCAGAAAAACGAAAAGGAGGAAAAATGGTTTACGGGCAAACCAGAAACCGGCCCCCCACAATTTGAAATCAAACGGCGTTCAACCGGAGCCTCCATCGGCATCCCGTTGACATGGGGACAGGGTTTACCCTGATGAAGCGCATTGTGGACGCAATGCAGATGCCCCATTTTATGGGCTGGCCTTGAAAATGGATTCTTTTCCTTCTCCGGATGGTGATGATGAAGGGAGGCTAAGGCCGACTGCGAAGTCAACGAAAGCCCGAGTATCCATATTAATACGATAAAAAAAATACGCATGGGCGGATCATAATGCAACAGCCCTTTCATAATCAAGAGGTTTTTACCATCCACCACTCATATAAAAAGTTTTCCAAAAATAAAAAAAAGAGCCTGTACCCGGTGAGGGATACAGGCTCTTCTCAGGAGGAGGTGAAGCTTTAAAACCGGAAATAAAACTCCGGGTTTGTAATTACTGTTTCATTAGAAGGAAATGTCCCACTGAAGCCTTACACGACCATCGTCATAAAAACGATTGGTAGAGGCATCCTGTAGATTCAGGTAGGACACATCCAAAGTGACCTTGTTGTTATGTCCTGCTATGAAATAATTTAAAGCACCGGTGAATTCTTCACGCATGTTCTCGTTGAAGACACCTTGGGGCACGATGCTCCGGTCAGGCTCATTGACTACAGCGTAACGGAAAGCCACTTCCAGACCTTCCGGGACAGCCGAAATCAAGCCGTGTGGGAAATATCCGATCTGACCATAACCACCATCCATATAGTCCTTATTGACCATGATGATGTTCGCAGTGTCACGGATATTCTTCCAATGGTATTCCTGCTGAAGAGAAAGCCCCTGCCATTTAAATGCAAACTCCTCTAAATACTGCTCAATTTCATACGCTTCAGTCTGCTGCCCTGCAGTTCCCGGAGCAACATAGCGGGAGAGATTGCCACAGCCACTGGAGCTCCAGCGCGTACAAACACCCGTGTTGTGGGCGGTCGCGAAGGCCAGACTTCCGGCAGGTTTTTTATGAAACTTGACATCGGACTGGCGCCACTTAAGGTCGCGTCCCAGAAAGTTCCATTGAATACGGGCCATGTACATGTGATTATCATCCGGGTTGTTTACCCCTTTACCTTCGCCATTAAATACACCAGCGTAGTAGCGCAATTCAGCATGGGTGCCTTTAAACAAACGACCCTGTGCCATGACACCTACCTGACGATCGATGGTGAATTGACGATTGACGATGGACCGCTCAACAAACTGCTGACGACCAGATGAATCCACACGCTCACGGTTGTAGTTAACCTTCCATTGACCTACGCGAATTCCCAGGAAATCCCAGGGCTGCACATCGATACGCCAGTCGATAACACGGGACCGGGTGTTGCGAGACTGGTTTCCGCCAAGGGTGTTGGTGGAAGGCTGCAGATCAACTTCAAAATAATATTTGAGCCAGGGCTTGTACCCATGTCCTCCGATTTTCATTCGAACCCGACGCAGTTCAAAATTACTGGTTCCCAGACGGGTGAAGTCTCCAGGAGACCTGGGATCGCTTGAATGAACTCCGGAATAACGCATTTGTGCCCGCCACTGCAGGTTGGTTTGAAACAGTTCGTTGCCAGTCTCCAAACGAAACCCCTTTTTCCCATAACTGGCTTTCACATCCTTTGTCGATTTAACTCCATGCGGCCCATAATTGACTTTTAAATCCGGTTCATGAAGGGCATTCAATTTTTCTTCCATCGCCTTCAAGCGTAATTCTCCTTGAGACATATCTGCTTGAACCGGAACAACAGCAACCAATGAACCCAGCAAAATACTCAAACATAACCAGGTTGTTCTCATGTCAAAACCTTCCTCCTTTGAATTAATGACCTGATTCAATTTTCAGGCCAATCACTGGATAACTAAACACAAGCGGATGCTATAGAGATTTTGTTAGCCCTGTGTTAGGGCTATATTTAATTTGATTGAGAGCGTGAAAGTATCAGGGAATTACGATGGTTTACAGGTGAACAGGTCTTGGAAAAGCGGTTTTTCTGGATCCAGGAAAAGAAGCGATGTGTTGAGGGAGAGAGTTACAAGCTAATGTCTGGACAAACCAAAAGACTTAAAAATTTTGATTAAGAATTTCGTTTTTCTTTTTCTGATAATCCTGCTCATCAATCAGACCATTGTCGTACAGTTCTTTGAGGCTTTTCAACTTTTCCTTGATCTGCCCGGACTGATGAGTGGGAACATTGAGAATTTCAGTTTGTTTTTTTGAAGGAGTCCTTTTGGTCGATGCAGGCTTGCGGCTCCTTAACTTCTGTTTACGAGTGAATTTGGGCATCTTTATATCAACAATGATCCAGTTCTCTTTCGTGACCTTGATCAGCCCGGTTTTTTCTTTATAGATCGATTGGCCTGAAGTTCGCCTAACCAACCTCCAGGTAGGCTTGGTTGTCCCCAGAAAATGGTTTGAATAGTCCACCCCATTAACACGAAGGAAGCGCCAGTGTATTTTTCCTACTGATGAAAAAATCTCTCCTTCGGTCACACCTTTTTCCGCCTGGAAT contains:
- a CDS encoding PQQ-binding-like beta-propeller repeat protein, which encodes MGSSLQFEEPRIGIQLWTRWVDGPLTCIDFSPVHHWTTLGFDDGAVQLIDDQGHEACRTSIDIPIHHVRVADYKKRIITLDEHSRLVFLDLKGNKLHQQNFKHYWTSFEVKSSGIVVWGWRSPPRKLNFQGQEIRTLNVPKPWRVVRAITNEDMFFVVHNQVTLGVYKGNGAEIWSANHPVSIDLSRENPSEIAASDRGEMVAVSCFEKGVYVYDLKKRTLQHIDLDAMASKVSVSGNGRWMLLSDALGKIYLVDRNATIVWQKQLPSKVYFCKLDRNGDRALVLEESGSMTCFEFSDSKRERYEFLELRKKQDVVKPRQIWEKKVPHFEGNWTGVLKVSDDGRYFLFGIQKDFYVYNAQGNQIWNKTFMVRKDNGWISGDGETILLSNPEEVYCAHPLSDFENHLTFYKEGISDLGLDHASGRFMVFHKMGGISLYNRGGRRIWRRNLDRKVSKLRLNTGKNLAVFQGVGKTLYTLHLKSLKAGRIVLNAPVSRLRVSLSSVFAGDDEGVCYGIDFNGSIRWTHDLKQPVKRIVPLERGVAFISEKGRVVIFQDDGVLLGESQLRSNRSIVTSQHDEILELSPEGQSIGCYRLLKNERIWQQKLPGGIQSMAVGHKGNRVAVLSEKTLHVLRLLDIAENKVDRNSYLEF
- a CDS encoding DUF4280 domain-containing protein, which translates into the protein MGYLVCDGATISCAGSVGQSSCSLTVLNAMITSDDNAQATIMDYVPYMNVASFGQCNLSSNPMVAAATAAALGVHTPVTCVPMTVSPWIVGSPTITVNNLPALTDDSTLMCTWGGSISVDDAGQSVVEY
- a CDS encoding pentapeptide repeat-containing protein; the protein is MLAEWIGIRKDLESRKQQLSGEDLSNLKLMEAELDNAKLKEADLSTTYLIRANLSGADLSGADLSNAVLAEANLTGANFSEAEMLDTWLNGADLSGAVNLTCDQIEDANIDRDTKLPDYIKISWNDNGTFDCSS
- a CDS encoding exo-alpha-sialidase, with translation MKNLLYKGPLVFALLFSGACSSTSSTVEPPKIASIASSPVHESDLVWESTPRVLGPGSGAQLWVRASESINMIHAMPGEKGSNLYYKNSHNEGHSFEHAKIINKVPGEVSAHGENNPQLRMGPGIGIYALWEGERQLKFSRSMNFGRSFLPPVQVNDDKGPSSHSFFTMETSARGEIYAAWLDGRDKATEPPGHSSIYLARSIDQGATFGKNIKVSGNICPCCRPALAIDPNGTLYLAWRHILKGDERVIVVASSSDSGKTWSAPVPVTKKGWVINGCAHSGPAMKWIKGKLILTWYTAAENKARLLMTTSNDGGKTFSSPRSIHGPVLDPNHPHMAEVGGEAWIIFQGRYPDKQDGWGAAIPWVTRVTAEGKTTKPQALPAGENGIAYPQLFPGNGGRLYAVWIEFGKKGPQMMLSRGRLKPGS
- a CDS encoding TonB-dependent receptor codes for the protein MKTRHIVCGVICTLVAVLCASAGFAADKAAKVQSIQLKEVFVTANREEQLEKDISQSVGSVGTEAIDVTTTNGLHEIMNRIPGVVVKNRFGSDDVVISVRGSGIRSNFGVRGAFIMIDGIPLTEPDGQTRLDVIDLAAVERVEVVRGPASIIYGGNTSGGVINLITKKGEEGFHSDNRIMGGSFGFFKAYTSAYGTEGNFRYHLGASHTQKDGYRAHSKTEGQRFNGNLEWELDDKSSLQMMLAAAAVDIKIPGGITRAQMLANPRSALANNVTNDFARYDDRFRYGVKYRRELTDHLTGSVTGYWDWRRLDHPIFQFIEIDRIATGGDFRLSYDRPLFGHDNNMVFGYNIQYQSSDTQRYQNAGGNRGALTVDEDTVIDNSGVYFQDQFSILPNLKLTGGARWSLVEFDLTDDFPADGNQTGFRDVEEVTYHVGLNYQPTEEITLFANHSTAFETPTESEFTSGLTGGFINLMPMLVDNYEVGVRAGFDVLGMPGQVQVSWFHMEFENFLLPRTVGFRTTFSNAGTAENEGVEVGLAIDPLPDLHFETTYAYSDFDFTAGAFTGNQMPGQAPHIVFGLLEYDLFLPWDIMLKPGAEVRWSDGYFLDDINTVTNSSFTTLALRLNAERGNFGAFIRVDNVADELYSDGSGINSSGGRFFNPADGRAVSGGVSLKF
- a CDS encoding porin, which produces MRTTWLCLSILLGSLVAVVPVQADMSQGELRLKAMEEKLNALHEPDLKVNYGPHGVKSTKDVKASYGKKGFRLETGNELFQTNLQWRAQMRYSGVHSSDPRSPGDFTRLGTSNFELRRVRMKIGGHGYKPWLKYYFEVDLQPSTNTLGGNQSRNTRSRVIDWRIDVQPWDFLGIRVGQWKVNYNRERVDSSGRQQFVERSIVNRQFTIDRQVGVMAQGRLFKGTHAELRYYAGVFNGEGKGVNNPDDNHMYMARIQWNFLGRDLKWRQSDVKFHKKPAGSLAFATAHNTGVCTRWSSSGCGNLSRYVAPGTAGQQTEAYEIEQYLEEFAFKWQGLSLQQEYHWKNIRDTANIIMVNKDYMDGGYGQIGYFPHGLISAVPEGLEVAFRYAVVNEPDRSIVPQGVFNENMREEFTGALNYFIAGHNNKVTLDVSYLNLQDASTNRFYDDGRVRLQWDISF
- a CDS encoding SHOCT domain-containing protein produces the protein MPKFTRKQKLRSRKPASTKRTPSKKQTEILNVPTHQSGQIKEKLKSLKELYDNGLIDEQDYQKKKNEILNQNF